One region of Quercus lobata isolate SW786 chromosome 2, ValleyOak3.0 Primary Assembly, whole genome shotgun sequence genomic DNA includes:
- the LOC115976430 gene encoding 40S ribosomal protein S15a-1, with translation MVRVSVLNDALKSMYNAEKRGKRQVMIRPSSKVIIKFLLVMQKHGYIGEFEYVDDHRAGKIVVELNGRLNKCGVISPRFDVGVKEIEGWTARLLPSRQFGYIVLTTSAGIMDHEEARRKNVGGKVLGFFY, from the exons ATGGTGCGAGTGAGTGTTTTGAACGATGCTCTTAAGAGCATGTACAATGCGGAGAAACGGGGGAAGCGCCAGGTCATGATCAGGCCATCCTCAAAAGTCATCATTAAATTTCTCCTGGTTATGCAGAAGCATG GTTACATTGGAGAGTTTGAGTATGTTGATGACCACAGGGCTGGCAAAATTGTTGTCGAACTGAATGGGAGGCTCAACAAATGTGGGGTTATTAGTCCTCGTTTTGATGTGGGTGTGAAAGAGATTGAAGGTTGGACTGCAAGGCTGCTCCCCTCAAGACAG TTTGGATATATTGTGTTGACAACTTCTGCTGGTATCATGGATCACGAAGAGGCTAGGAGAAAGAATGTTGGTGGTAAAGTGCTTGGATTTTTTTActag